Proteins encoded together in one Schistocerca americana isolate TAMUIC-IGC-003095 chromosome 8, iqSchAmer2.1, whole genome shotgun sequence window:
- the LOC124545820 gene encoding odorant receptor Or2-like, with amino-acid sequence MKQIRPENMERTVAWTESGESVLRFNIRHLWFFGMWPLYESRMFHIYTAYGFSLGVWNVVEGALAAYFTWGDMEQTTLVLMAISTNCNGLVKMGFFLWDRRLYYSLVRRVDALMSLQSEFCCRESVLWNILRGSERRAFRLTLGMLLFMFSQCFIWFPMPLVAHTEERRLPFAQHVWDNNTGNYELSYFAQCAAGLWMTQISFGMDCLFASVMILLAAQLEIVAERIMGIRVEASTPIKEKAEGYKQSSTAKHADTMYRDIRLCIESHQKVLSFVAHLQDTMSPIAMTQFTFAVLVICFGLFQATYSEDFSAVLKCASFLPIPCGQVYLYCWAANNVTMQAEAVMMAAYSCSWVEASGRFKRVLRILISRAQKPLVLTAGHLYPIDREAFLSLVNASYSYYALLSQMNNR; translated from the exons ATGAAACAAATAAGGCCAGAGAACATGGAAAGAACTGTAGCTTGGACCGAGAGCGGTGAGTCCGTTCTCAGATTTAACATCCGCCACCTGTGGTTCTTCGGTATGTGGCCCCTTTATGAATCGCGGATGTTCCACATTTACACTGCCTACGGCTTCTCTCTGGGCGTCTGGAACGTAGTGGAAGGTGCACTGGCTGCGTACTTCACGTGGGGAGATATGGAGCAAACGACGCTGGTGCTCATGGCCATTTCCACCAACTGCAACGGTCTCGTTAAAATGGGCTTCTTCCTGTGGGACAGGCGCCTGTACTACTCTCTGGTGCGACGGGTGGACGCGTTGATGTCGCTACAGAGCGAGTTCTGCTGCCGGGAATCTGTCCTCTGGAACATCCTGCGCGGCTCGGAGAGGCGCGCTTTTCGCCTCACGCTGGGCATGTTGCTCTTCATGTTCTCGCAGTGCTTCATATGGTTCCCCATGCCGCTGGTTGCTCATACTGAAGAGCGGCGCTTGCCCTTCGCTCAACACGTGTGGGACAACAACACTGGAAACTACGAACTCTCGTACTTCGCCCAGTGCGCTGCAGGTTTGTGGATGACACAGATCAGCTTCGGCATGGACTGTCTCTTCGCATCGGTCATGATTCTGTTGGCCGCGCAGTTAGAGATCGTCGCAGAACGTATTATGGGGATCAGAGTCGAAGCCAGCACGCCGATAAAGGAAAAAGCCGAGGGCTACAAACAGAGTTCAACGGCGAAACACGCAGATACAATGTACAGAGATATCCGCCTCTGCATCGAGAGTCACCAAAAAGTTCTCAG CTTCGTGGCCCATTTGCAGGACACGATGAGCCCCATCGCTATGACGCAATTTACTTTCGCCGTTCTTGTCATATGTTTTGGATTATTTCAGGCAACATAT AGCGAGGACTTCAGCGCAGTGCTGAAATGTGCGTCTTTTCTCCCAATTCCTTGCGGGCAAGTTTATCTCTATTGTTGGGCAGCAAACAACGTAACCATGCAG GCAGAAGCTGTAATGATGGCAGCTTACAGCTGTTCGTGGGTGGAGGCGAGTGGACGTTTCAAACGCGTCCTGAGGATCCTCATCAGTCGCGCCCAGAAACCATTGGTCCTCACCGCTGGGCATCTCTATCCCATTGATAGAGAAGCTTTTCTTTCG